In the genome of Candidatus Bathyarchaeota archaeon, the window GTGATTATGGGGGTTGCAACATGTTTAGCAGCTTATCTTTTAGGAAGAGAATGGAATAAAAGCGTAGGTTTACTCTCAGCTTTATTTTTAGCTTTTAGTACTTCCCATATTACTCGTACATCATTAGGCTTTTTTGATGATGAAACAATTGGAATATTCACTATGCTTTTATTCTTTATGTTTTATTTAAAGGCTTTATCTAATTCTAAACCTCTTAGAATAAGCATTATATATGCTTTGTTAGCTGGGTTATCTTTAAGCTATATTGGAATGAGTTGGGGTGCTCTTAGATATCCAGCTTCATTAATTGCTCTATTCACTTTAGTGTTAGTCTTTATTAAACGATATACAACTAGATTGTTAATTGTTTATTCAATAACGTATGGTACATTCTTTTTAACTATTCTTCAGCTTCCAAAATTAGGTTATAGTTTTATTACTGAATGGTCAACTTTAGCTTTAATTTTGATTTTAATCATTTTAGTTTTATACGAAATATTTAATAGAGTTAAATCTTTTTATGGAAAACTTTTCGTGTTATTAGGTTTTATTGCTTGTTTAATTACTGGAACTTATATTTTATGGAGCCAAGGTTTAATTGCTCCTTTAGCTGGAAAATTTGCAGCTATAGTTAACCCATTAACCAGAGCTGAAATGCCATTAGTAGAATCTGTTGCTGAGCATAGGCCTGGAACTTGGTCTTCCTTCTTTTACGAATTTGGAGCATTACTTATTTTAGGCTTATTTGGCTTCTTCTTCTCTCTTCAAAAAAGAGGAATTAATGACATTTTTCTTATTCTTTTTGGTTTATCTTCAATTTATTTTGCCGGTTCATTTGTTAGATTAACTATTATATTAACCCCTGCATTATCCCTTTTAAGTTCTATAGGGATAATTGAATTAGCTAAACCATCTTTAGATATTTTAAGGGAGAAAATTATTTTCCCGAAAAAGAAAATCAAGTTTGAATCTAGAGTAACACGTGAGTTTGGAGTAGCTATACTACTTGTTCTTCTAATTGTTATTACCCCAACCTTATATTATGCTTCAAGCTCAGCTTATGCACCAACTACTATAGCCGTTTCAAGTATCCCGACAGCTCCTACAGGAGAGTCGGCTTCAAAATATCAAGATTGGCTTCAAGCTTTAATTTGGATGAGAGAAAACTTACCTAATAACGCTGTTGTGTTTTCATGGTGGGATTACGGTTATTGGATAACAACTATAGCTGATAAACGTTCAATGGCTGATAACGGTACATTAAACTTTACTCAAATAGCTTTAATAGCTAGAACTTTTCTTTCAAATGAAACTGAAGCCATCCCAACCTTAAAATCTTATAATGTTACCCATATTGCCATATTTGTAACGTGGACTAGAGGACAAAGCGGTGTACAATATTATGGTTATGGTGAAGATAATAAATGGTACTGGATGGCTAGAATAGGAAATGGAACATCTTATGATGGGAAAACAGTTTATTTCTATGAAAAAAGAGAAAATCAACAAGTTAAATACTATAGAGTAATAACTTCAAATAATCAAGTTATAGCAAATGAAACAATTGCTGAGAGAACTGGCATAAATGAAAACACTATTCTTGGGAAATTGATTGCTATAGGAATAAATCCATCTCAAGCCTCCTCAGATTACTTTAAACTTGTTTATGCTTCCCAACCAAATAGATTTGTATTCATTTATGAAGTAAGCTATCCTGCCTTAAGTGAATTAACGCTTTCATTAAGTAAATCTGATATCTTGTATGGTGAAACAGTCACTCTTCATGGAAGATTAACCTCTAAAAATGAAGGGTTAAGCGATAAACTTATAACTCTTGAGTACTCGAAAGATGGAGGGTTAACTTGGGAAAAAATTGGAACAAGTTTAACAACAGTTAATGGCTCTTATATTTATAATTGGATTCCTGGAAGCGGTGTTTATCTTATTAGAAGTAGATGGGATGGTGAAGCTGGAAAATACACGAAGGCTTTTAGTCAAACTTTACCATTAACTGTGAGTAATGCTTCTTTATCGTTAAACGTTTCATTGTCGCCGTCACAATTAAAATTAGGTGAAAACGTTAGAATTGAGGTTTCTTCATTAATCTATAAAGAAGGAAATATTACAGTTCAATATAGCGCTGACAAAATTAATTGGTTTAATTTAACTGAAGGGAAGCTTGAACAAAACATGTTTAAAACAACTTGGAAACCTGAAAAACCTGGAACATATTATATTAAGGTTTTACTCATTACGAAAGAGGGGACATCTCTTTCTAGTGAAATAAAGACCTTAATTGTTGAATCTACTTAAGATATATATGAGAATTTTTCAGTTATTTTCTTTTCTTCAAAAGTTTCTTCAAAACTTTGAGTTGTTTTAAGAATTTTCTCTTCTAGTTTTCCCATTTCCTTAATTTCTTTTTCAAGTTCTTTTAAATCTATTTTTAAGTTTAAAAGTTGATTTAAAACTTCTAGAACGCTTTTAGCAGCTTTAGGATCTGGAATGTAACCTAAAGTTTCTCCAAGTAAACATATAGCGTTTAACCCTTTAGCTTTAGCTAAAGGAAGTAATATTCCAGCCACACCAACTACAGGTGCACCTTCTTCATTAATAGCAACACCTGCTTTAACCAATTGATTAATTAATTTAACTGTTGTAGCCGCTCCATAAACTTTAGGTGTTTCTTTTCTACTTGAACTATAACCTCCAACACTTATAATAAGTTTACTCGAATATTTTTTAGCGTACTCAATTATTTTTTCTGCAATTTCATACTGCCCTATATTACTTTGAGGTTGACAATCCCCTGTAACTATAACTAATTCAAGCTTTCTTTTTTTATCTATATAATAGTAAAATGTACTTTTAGGTAATCTTGCTACTCCCCGTTCATCTACTAAAGCGTAATGAGGGAAATACGGTGAATAAAGCTCAGCTATTTTTTTAGCATTTAATTGAGAGATAAGATATGAAGCAACTATTTTCCCAACGGAACCTAGACCTGGTAGCCCCTCTATAATTATGGGTCTGACAGGTTTAACTTTACATTCTTTAAGAATAGTTTTCATTTCTTTTCAGCTTTCAACCTTAACTCAAGATATTTATCATTTAAAGAAAATTTAGGGGGATGAGGATTAAATGTTTTTTCTCCGCATAAAGGGCAATTTTCTTTAAGCGTGTATCTATTACATTTCCCACATTTTTTAATTTGCATTTTCAATCTATTTGCCTTCCTTCTCCCCCAAAGTTCTTTATTGTTGTTAAAGCCTCATTTATCGCTTTTTTCAAAGCAGCTTCAGCTTCTCCATAATCGTTAGCTGAAACCTCTATTCTATATTTCGGTGCTCCTACAGTATAGGTTGCTATAGTTACCCCCCTTTTCTTAATTTTTTCAGCATTAAGTAAGCTTTGTTTTATAGCTTTTATTCCATCAGGTTTTAAACAAGTTAGTTCTATTGTTGCTGAAACTTTAGCTTTTTCAAGTTTTATTTTTAATTTAGCAGATTCAGTTAAAGCTTTAGCCCATTCTGAAGAAATTCCAAGCTTTATAAATGTTTCTTCTCCTTCTTCTACAGCTTCCTCAAAAGCATCATATAAACTTTCATACTTTTTTAAAATAGCTTCTTTAATTGCATTAGCTTCTTCATCAGTTTTTTTTAATTTTTCAATAGCTGTCTTCATTATTGACTCTGCTTTTTTATCCTTTTTCCATTGAAGTAGTTTTTCTGTTTTTTCTCTTCCAGTGACTCTTCTTAAGGATAAATCTATATGACCTTTTTCAGGATCGACTCTTAAAACTTTTAAAACTAGTTTTTGTCCTTCTCTTACGTGATCTCTTATATTTCTAACCCATGTTGATGCAATTTCAGATATATGTAATAAACCTTCTTGATCTTCATATTCATCCAGTGTCACATAAGCACCATAACTTTCTATTCGTTTTACTGTTGCTATTACTAAATCTCCTTCCTCAGGGTAATCCCTATTTATTGACATTTTTAATCTTTCCCTAAATTAATCAAGCTCCTGCAATTTTTCGCATAAAAGTTTTACTCGTCCACCTGTCGGCTCAGCTAAAACTTCATCACATACATTGCATTTAACTTTTATACTTGCTTTACCAAAAATTATTTGTTCATTTCCACATTTAGAACATTTCACTTTAATAAATTTGCTTGAAGGTTTAGGAATTAACTCTACTCTAGCCATTTTTTACGCCTCAAACTGAAGTTTTCTCAATCTTATCCCAAGTCTATAAATTGTGTAATTGCATTCTTTACATTTTAGTTTTAATAATTGTTTTTTAGTTGTTTTTGCTGTTCTTTTAAGTTCAGGCCATTTTTGGCCACCATAACCATGCTTTTCTCTTTCATGTCTTCTAGCCCCTATAGCTAAAGCTCTTTCTTTCCCTTTTTTAT includes:
- a CDS encoding proteasome assembly chaperone family protein, which codes for MKTILKECKVKPVRPIIIEGLPGLGSVGKIVASYLISQLNAKKIAELYSPYFPHYALVDERGVARLPKSTFYYYIDKKRKLELVIVTGDCQPQSNIGQYEIAEKIIEYAKKYSSKLIISVGGYSSSRKETPKVYGAATTVKLINQLVKAGVAINEEGAPVVGVAGILLPLAKAKGLNAICLLGETLGYIPDPKAAKSVLEVLNQLLNLKIDLKELEKEIKEMGKLEEKILKTTQSFEETFEEKKITEKFSYIS
- a CDS encoding translation initiation factor IF-2 subunit alpha, producing MSINRDYPEEGDLVIATVKRIESYGAYVTLDEYEDQEGLLHISEIASTWVRNIRDHVREGQKLVLKVLRVDPEKGHIDLSLRRVTGREKTEKLLQWKKDKKAESIMKTAIEKLKKTDEEANAIKEAILKKYESLYDAFEEAVEEGEETFIKLGISSEWAKALTESAKLKIKLEKAKVSATIELTCLKPDGIKAIKQSLLNAEKIKKRGVTIATYTVGAPKYRIEVSANDYGEAEAALKKAINEALTTIKNFGGEGRQID
- a CDS encoding RNA-protein complex protein Nop10, whose translation is MKMQIKKCGKCNRYTLKENCPLCGEKTFNPHPPKFSLNDKYLELRLKAEKK
- a CDS encoding 50S ribosomal protein L44e gives rise to the protein MKVPKEINVYCPRCKKHSLHSVSLYKKGKERALAIGARRHEREKHGYGGQKWPELKRTAKTTKKQLLKLKCKECNYTIYRLGIRLRKLQFEA
- a CDS encoding 30S ribosomal protein S27e, which produces MARVELIPKPSSKFIKVKCSKCGNEQIIFGKASIKVKCNVCDEVLAEPTGGRVKLLCEKLQELD